In the genome of Pseudomonas bubulae, one region contains:
- the lolA gene encoding outer membrane lipoprotein chaperone LolA has protein sequence MRFVSMLLLPVLAFSSLSAHADAESVKRLGQLLGSDTITARFSQLTLDGSGTQLQETAGEMSVKRPGLFYWHTDAPQEQLMVSDGQKVSLWDPDLEQVTIKKLDQRLTQTPALLLSGDVSKISESFDITSKQAGDVMDFTLKPKTKDTLFDSLRLSFRGGKINDMQLIDSVGQRTNILFTGVKVNEPIPASKFKFDIPKGADVIQE, from the coding sequence ATGCGTTTTGTCAGCATGCTGTTGCTACCGGTACTGGCCTTTTCCTCGCTGTCGGCCCATGCCGACGCCGAGAGTGTGAAGCGTCTTGGCCAACTGTTGGGCTCTGATACCATCACGGCCCGTTTTTCCCAGCTGACCCTCGACGGCAGTGGCACCCAGTTGCAGGAAACTGCCGGCGAAATGTCGGTAAAGCGTCCTGGGCTGTTCTACTGGCACACCGATGCTCCCCAGGAGCAACTGATGGTCTCCGATGGCCAGAAAGTCTCGCTGTGGGACCCGGACCTGGAGCAGGTTACGATCAAGAAACTCGATCAGCGCCTGACCCAGACCCCGGCCTTGTTGCTGTCCGGTGATGTATCAAAAATCAGCGAAAGTTTTGACATCACCTCCAAGCAGGCCGGTGACGTGATGGACTTCACCCTCAAGCCCAAGACCAAGGACACCTTGTTCGACTCCCTGCGCCTGTCGTTTCGCGGCGGCAAGATCAACGACATGCAGTTGATCGACAGCGTGGGTCAGCGCACCAACATCCTGTTCACCGGGGTAAAGGTCAACGAGCCGATCCCGGCTTCCAAGTTCAAGTTCGATATCCCGAAAGGGGCTGATGTCATCCAGGAATAA
- a CDS encoding replication-associated recombination protein A, whose translation MDLFRSAPIAQPLAARLRAANLDEYVGQQHLLARGKPLREALEQGALHSMIFWGPPGVGKTTLARLLAEVSDAHFETVSAVLAGVKEIRQAVEIAKQQAGQYGRRTILFVDEVHRFNKSQQDAFLPYVEDGTLIFIGATTENPSFELNNALLSRARVYVLKSLDEAALRKLVQRALTEDKGLGKRGLTLGEESFQILLRATDGDGRRMLNLLENASDLAEDHSEIGTELLHNLLGDTQRRFDKGGEAFYDQISALHKSVRGSNPDGALYWFARMIDGGCDPLYIARRVVRMASEDIGNADPRALSLCLSAWDVQERLGSPEGELAVAQAITYLACAPKSNAVYMGFKAALRSAAEHGSLEVPLHLRNAPTKLMKQLGYGDEYRYAHDEPDAYAAGEDYYPDELEPLNLYQPVPRGLELKIGEKLKYLAALDRASPKQRRKP comes from the coding sequence ATGGATCTGTTTCGAAGTGCCCCGATAGCCCAGCCACTGGCTGCCCGATTGCGGGCGGCCAACCTGGACGAATACGTCGGTCAGCAGCACCTGCTCGCCCGCGGCAAGCCCTTGCGTGAAGCGCTGGAGCAGGGTGCACTGCACTCCATGATCTTCTGGGGCCCGCCGGGCGTGGGCAAGACCACCCTGGCGCGGCTGCTGGCGGAAGTCTCGGATGCCCACTTTGAAACGGTCTCGGCGGTCCTGGCCGGGGTCAAGGAGATTCGCCAGGCCGTCGAAATCGCCAAGCAGCAGGCGGGCCAGTATGGGCGCCGCACCATCCTGTTTGTCGACGAAGTGCATCGCTTCAACAAGTCGCAGCAAGATGCCTTTTTGCCCTACGTCGAAGATGGCACCCTGATCTTTATCGGTGCCACCACGGAAAACCCCTCGTTCGAACTGAACAACGCCTTGCTCTCGCGGGCGCGGGTCTATGTGCTCAAAAGCCTGGACGAAGCGGCGCTACGCAAGCTGGTGCAGCGTGCGCTGACCGAAGACAAGGGCCTGGGCAAGCGCGGCCTGACCCTTGGCGAAGAAAGCTTTCAGATTTTGCTGCGGGCGACTGACGGCGATGGCCGGCGCATGCTCAATCTGCTGGAAAACGCTTCGGACCTCGCCGAAGACCACAGCGAAATCGGCACCGAGCTGCTGCACAACCTGCTGGGTGATACCCAGCGTCGTTTCGACAAAGGCGGCGAAGCCTTTTATGACCAGATCTCTGCCTTGCACAAGTCGGTGCGCGGCTCGAATCCTGACGGTGCCCTGTACTGGTTTGCACGCATGATCGACGGCGGCTGCGATCCGCTTTACATCGCCCGGCGCGTGGTACGCATGGCCAGTGAGGATATCGGCAACGCCGACCCGCGAGCTCTGAGCCTGTGCCTGTCGGCCTGGGATGTGCAAGAGCGGCTCGGCAGCCCGGAAGGCGAACTGGCAGTGGCCCAGGCCATCACTTACCTGGCCTGCGCACCGAAAAGCAACGCGGTGTACATGGGTTTCAAGGCCGCACTGCGCAGCGCGGCAGAACACGGCTCGCTGGAAGTGCCGCTGCATTTACGCAATGCGCCGACCAAGCTGATGAAGCAACTGGGTTATGGCGACGAGTATCGCTATGCCCATGACGAGCCTGACGCGTACGCGGCCGGGGAAGACTATTACCCGGACGAACTTGAACCCTTGAACCTGTATCAGCCGGTGCCACGGGGCCTTGAGCTCAAAATCGGCGAAAAGTTGAAATACCTCGCCGCACTGGACCGGGCCAGCCCCAAACAGCGGAGAAAACCGTGA
- the crcB gene encoding fluoride efflux transporter CrcB: protein MIPLIAAVSVGGIAGTLLRFATGNWINANWPRHFYTATLAVNIVGCLLIGVLYGLFLIRPEVPIEVRAGLMVGFLGGLTTFSSFSLDTVRLLESGQVPLALGYAALSVFGGLLATWAGLSLTKL, encoded by the coding sequence GTGATTCCATTGATTGCAGCGGTCTCGGTGGGTGGCATTGCAGGTACATTGTTGCGCTTCGCTACGGGTAACTGGATCAACGCCAATTGGCCGCGGCACTTTTATACCGCGACATTGGCCGTTAATATCGTGGGCTGCCTGCTGATTGGCGTCCTGTACGGACTTTTTCTGATACGCCCGGAAGTACCGATTGAAGTCCGCGCCGGGCTGATGGTCGGTTTCCTGGGTGGCTTGACCACTTTTTCATCCTTTTCACTGGATACGGTGCGCCTGCTGGAAAGCGGGCAGGTGCCACTGGCATTGGGCTATGCGGCCCTCAGCGTATTCGGCGGGCTGCTCGCAACCTGGGCTGGCCTGTCCTTGACCAAACTTTGA